In Sesamum indicum cultivar Zhongzhi No. 13 linkage group LG8, S_indicum_v1.0, whole genome shotgun sequence, the sequence ATGTTGTTGCTCATACCAACTGCTGCCTGCAAGTTTTAAAGTGGCAGCTATCATGCACCATTTCTATCTGGGCCACATACAACACTAAGTGATTACTGTACTGTCACTTTGTTTTCTGTGAGtacataaaatttctttttctttctccatgTGAGCAAGTGATGAGAAAATTCTTAAGTTcatctttatttatcttttttcttcaggGCCAATGCTTTTGAGGTGAGCAAAATAGTCAGATAAACTCTCCCTGGAGTGTAAGTTTATGTTCGGCCCGCATGCAAATAAAATACAGTGAAGCAACCGTTGCATaatgtaattcttgatttgacATACTAGTAACGCTAGCAAATGATGAAAAAGTATGCAACTATTAGGTAATGGCAGTGAAGGGTCCAAGATTGCTAATTTGGTGTGTGAGTTCAGCAAATGATCATCAAACAAGCCTTCTTTGTACTTGTTATCCCTAGTGCATCGGGGTGATAGCATCTTGCGATAGAAGAAGGATAACAAATAGCACCATAGCTAAGCAATATAGAGAGAATGAATAAGCACaaaccaaatttaccacatctTGCATTTCTGAGATCTCTGACTGAGTAGCTACAGAGGTTCCTCCTTCCTGCTCTATCTCTGGTGGAAAAATTCGAGCTTGATTCGAATCTTCTAGTAATTTAACCTTGCTCGACAAATCATCCACAAGCTTTTGGGTCGCAATTAACTTGGCGCCAAGTTCTTCAGTTTTAGATTTCAAACTCTCAGATTCGAGCATTTTGGCCATAACCAGTTTGTCAAGCAAGGGCAGTAGCCATGTTGACCCAGCTGCTTTTAGATCACCCATTAAATCACCGCCTCCCAGCTTccaaacaatatttttcaaacctGATTCAAGTTCTAACAATTTGTTCATCTTTTCAGAGTCTTTCTCGTTATCCATGTGATCTTCAACTTGCTTTCTCAGAAATTCAATTTCGAGAATTTGCTTATCAATGGTTGATTGCAGTTCCTCGTTTTTACGAGAGAGTAAGCTTACCTTCTGCAGAGAGTCATTAAAACCATCTATTACAGAGAACAGCTTTCTTACATTGGTTGAATCATGTGAATTTCCAACTGCAAATGCAGCATCAGGGACTTCAACCTCGTTCATCTTATCCAAAATGGATTTTACTTGAGACACTGATAATGGCGAATTTTCCATATCTGAAACAAAATCACAATAGATCGTAACTTACAGAGCCAATAACAAAGAAACAGATAAGAAGTGCAGCATATGATATAAAGCTACCATATTTCTGATCAAGAACAAATTACCATGAACTTCGGATAATGAAGTAGACAGTTCTTCCTCTCTTTTCCTCAGTCTATCCTCTTGTTTCCTATAATCTTCTAGTTTAATTGTCATCTCATGACACAAGTTTTGCTGTGCTTCCAATTCACTCTCCAACTCTGcggttttatttttgtatagatCTCTTTCTTCCAAGACTTTTCCATAAGTTAGCTGAGTTTCTTCCAAGACTTTGGATAGTGAAGTAGACAGTTCTTCCTCTCTTTTCCTTAGTTCATCCTCTTGCTCCTTATAATCATCTAGTTTAATTGTCATCTCATGACATAAGTTTTGCTGTGCTTCCAACTCAGTCTCCAACTTCAAGGTTATGTCTTTGTACAGATCTCTTTCTTCCAAAACTTTATCACAAGTTAGTTGAGTTTCTCTCAATTTGCTCTTCAAATCTTCTGCTATACTCGTCAACCTTTTTATTGCATCGTGGAAATGTTTACTAAGATCTTGATTCTGTCTTGTGGCAAGTGATAGCTTCTCAGCCATCTTCACGTGGTCAGTAGCAAGTGATTCAGCTACATCGTCGCCAACTGCTCCAAGATCCATGAACTTTGTGCCATCAAGTTTCACCAGTTCATGTATAGATCTCAGTTCCGACACATTTTCATGTACATTCAACTCCAGCTCCTGAGTCGCATCAGCACAAGCAGACAACAGAATTCTAATATCACTTCCCAGTGATGCTATAGTGTCCTCCTGCTTCTGCTTATCTGTTTCCATGTCCTGCACTTGTTGTTTGAGCAACTTTGTATGCTTGATCATACTCATTATTCTATCCTTCGTTGTGTATAATCTTCTCAACAAAGCTGCATTTGATTCATCCATAAGTGTGGATAAGTTCTCAAATTTATCAGCCAACATCTTGCCTTTCAGATGAAATCTTTCATTCATCTTTTCAATATGAGACATGATGCTCTCACTATCAACTGCATTCACCACGTCATTTAACATTTCCTTGTCGAAAGCAATATCAGCAGTAGATGGCAGTTTTGTTGAGATAGAAGGTTCATCCTACAAAAGAAACAGGGCAGGTGCATAGAGCCCATCAGGTAAGAAAGACACAAGATCAGTGATAAGCAAGAAGGAGAATAGGATGGCAGTTCATAATCACACACCAATAACAAATCTTATGGAGAGTAAGGAACACACCAAGTCTCAAAGGCACGGGGGAGGCAACAAGACAggcaaaaattgaattttttatactgAAACATATGCCTATTCACCTTTAGGTTATACAACTTTCTTTTTCgaatcctttttctttatttcttttgcatTAGACATGTGAGAGGACGGCTGTTAAATCAGAAAGAATGTTGAGGCATATCATACAAGCTAGGGTTGAGTAAGAATAAATAACACGAACATGCAACAAACAAGCATACCTCCGTCACATGACTATTTTGCAGCACAATGGTATCCATTTCCAGGAAGCAGTCCCCCATTTCTTTTAGTAGAATATCCATATCTTTTAGGCTCTcaaattttctctcaaaacATTGTCCTAGCAAGGATGAAAGTCTCTCATCTTTAAGAAGTAACTGGAGACGACTAAGCTGACCAGAGAGCTCCACAGACCGATTCAATGCGCTACCACGGGTTCCAGCTAACTCATGCATGCAAGATTCCAACTTAGACGAAAGTGCTAAAATATCCTGTtctgcatttttcttttcctgaaCAAGATCTGCTATGGTATTCTCCGCATTTAATAATGCATCCTCAAGTGACTTGATCGTTAGGGAGGCATCGGAAAGCTTGCTAGCATATGAATCAGCTTCTTCTCTGACTTTCTTCATCTCACTGTCCAAATCAGCATTACCAATTTGTACCTTACTGTTTTCTTCAGCAAGTAATGAAATATTCTTCTGTGCCTGGGACAATGCATCTTCAAGGGATTGAATAGTTCTGTCAGCATCAGCAAGTTTAGTCGTATGGTTAGAAAATTCATCCATCAATTTCTGAAGCTGATCTTCAGCAAGAGCTCGACTTTCCAAAGCTATGTCTCTCTCACTCATGAGCCTAGAAATATTGTCCTCTGCTAGTGACATAGCATCTTCAAGTGCTTTTTTACTCATAGAAAGTTCTTCAAACTTGATTGTATGAGAAGAagctttctctttttccttctgTAGTTCCTCCTCCAGAAGTGCCTTGGAAACTTCAAGTTCTTTCTTCTCATCCAAGAGTTCTGATCTGCTATTTTCTGCGATTGATAAGGCATCCTCGAGTGACTCCATCATCGTCTGGACTTGAGACAACTTGCTGGTCAAAGAACTTGCTTCATCTTTTACTTTCTTCAGTTCTTCTTGCACCTCCAACTTTGAAATTTCATGTTCACGAAGATGTCCAGCAATCCATTTGACCTTATCTACAGGCTCTCTGAAAGATAAATCATGTGGAGTGGTAATGCCTTCCATTGACTCCATGACTCTTTGTAGCATATTGTTGCTCTCAGCCAAAAACTGCTCAAGTTGATCGGCCCGTTCCTTTGTCGCAACAAGCTCTGTCTCCAACAGAGAAATGCGCTCCACATCAAGTGACAATTTAGTAATCTGATCTTGGCATTCAGTATATCTGTCTAAGTTTTGCTGCAGTTCAGACTTCAACTGATGAATTTCCTTGTCCTTCTCACTCAGCACACCTTTCAAGTTTTCCCGTTCTTGAACAAGCCCCTTGCCTTTTTTGACAGCCATAGATAACTTCTCCTTCAGTAAAGCACATCTATCCTCCAACTGCTCAAGACTTTTCTTCATTCCATCATTCTCATCCTTTAGGGAATTAAGTTCTTTAGTCCTCATTCCCAACTCACTTGACAAATGACCAACCTGCAATCTATCTAATATATCTTCCTCAATAATTAGCTTATATAGACTCATTTCCTGATCTCTGATATAAAGAAGACTTTTGAAGCTTTCAAAGATTTCCACATCAAATTGAGACGGTTCTACATGACATGTATTCTCTTTAATCTTCGCGAGGCAATTATCAACAATGGTGGTCATTTCAGAGTGCTCTGGATGAGCCTCTCCAGGAGCATCATTTGCAAGTCCAGATGCCTCCAGTAACATACTAACAATTCTATCTTTTTCCAATGAAACATGATATTCCTTTTGCACAACTTCGTCATATTTCTGCCTCAAGTTTTCCAACTCCAGTTGAATATGGTTCTTCTCCTGTGATTCTGCTAAGAGTGATGTTTTGAGGTGATCGATCTCGTTATTTACAGCTTCCCTAGCTTCGGCTAGCTCATGTTGCAACCTTTCATGTGCttcatatttgtttcttaAGTCCTCCAGTTCTGCTTCCAGATAACTTTTCTCCTGTGTTTCTGCCAAAAGTGAAGTGGTGAGGTGGTCAATCTGCATATTTGCagcttcttttattttagCTATCTCAGATTGTAACCTCATAGCTTCTTCTTTACACAGAGAAAATGACTCTGCAAGCCAACGAACACGCACATCGAATTCACTTGATCCCACAGATTCTGGGAAATCAAACAACGATAAGGCATCTGAGAATGAATGGTACTGCAGAGCAACAGCCTTAAGGGAATTTTTCTCGTTTGCAAGCCATCTGAGTTTCTCGGTGATATCTGCATGTTGCAGTTCCTCTGTTGCCACACTTTCAGATAATATTTCTCCACATCTTTGAAGAATCATTTCCTTTTCTGCAAGAGATTCCTGTAGCGAAGCAGCAAACTTTTCACTTGTGCCAATCAATTCCTTTGTCTTTTCTGCAGCCTCTAAAGCACTTGATTTCTCTTGCAATTCAATTGCACATTTTTCCAACTCACTTGTTTTCTCAGCCAACAATTGCTTCAGTGAGTCCCTCTGTTGTACCAATGCCTTCCCTTTTGTCACGGCCATGCTAAGCTTCTCCTTTGTGTTAGCATACCTGTTCCTCTCTTGGCCAACTTCTGCACTTAATCTTCCAATTTCTGATCTCTGTTTCTCTAATTCTTCAACCAATTTCAGATTCTCACTCTCTAGATTGATTAGATTTTGGGACAAATtctcttcctttcttttaAGTTCAAGCATTTTATCACATGCCACAGAAAAAGTTCCAATTTCATCAAGCATTACATCTAGTCCAACCTCATTCAAACATCCTCTAAGCTGGTCACTTTCAGAAACAAAAAGTTTATACCTTTCAACTAAAAATGTGAGTGATTTTTCAATGTTAATAATCTTTTCTATAAGTGATCCATCAAATGGCTCTTCTTGATCGTGCAGCATGGAAAGGGATGCTGATATCCTGTTTGCAATTTCCTCAATATGCCCATCCTTCTCAAGCTGAAGTTCATATAACTGAGACAACTTCTGATATTCAGAATTTGAATTGGACTGAGTAGTATTGCTTGATTCAGATAACTCGGCAACCTTTGCGTTGAGAACATCAATTTCCTGATCTTTCATGTAGAGTACAGAGTGGAGTTCTCTAACTTTTTCCTGAGTCTGCAAATGTTCATCCAAAGCATTTTTTAGGAACGTAGAGCACCCGCTTATCATCTCGCGCAAAGAGGCACCAGAATCCAGAGTCTTTACATCCGAATGTACCACTTCAGTTTGAAGATGTTCAACCAATCCATCAGAATTTTCAACTGGTGTCTGTTGCTCATTTGGAACCTTCAATTGGTAACAAACTTGAGCAAGTTCTTTCATAAGCATTCTTTCTTCCTGCATACAAGGTGGATTTTTATTCAGGTCAAGATActcacaaataaattaaagcaGGACAGATGCATCCAAAGTTTGAACCTCATATTCTCGTGCAAATCTTTCTTTCTCGGAAACACTTTGCTCATGCATATCACGCAACCTTTCGATCTCAGCCAGCAATTGTTCGACTTTGATCCCACTGTCTGATTCATCAGCTTGGTCATCCTGTGGATTATCCTTCCCCTCAGAATTCTGTTGGGATTCAGAAGTTTCTATCTCATCTGGACAATCAACAAACATATCCTCCCTCGCCCCTTCTTCCACAGTCCTTGTGTCATTTGCTTCATTGTGCAAAGAACCTAATGCATTCTTGTCATTTGGGACTGCACAATTCATCTGCAGGTAAAAATGTCAACAGAAGACACTGAGTTCTGAAgtcatttaataaaagttaCAAATATGATGTGTGCCTCTGTTTAGCATCAACAGTAATTTAAGAGAAACAGATTGTTAATGGTGCTTTCcgaaaagaagaagattttCCCAGTGAACCATAATAATCAACTATCGTTTTAAGGGACAGCAAACAACCTCAAACAATTCCTAGTTAAATTTTACTATACTTGTTGAAAATATGCATATTTTATCTGAAGTATCACAGAACATTCTCAATCACAATACCGACCCCAAACAGcctaattcattattttcttttgacaaCATTTATTGAGATTCTCCTTAAGACTACAAGGATGAAGGATGGTAAATGCATTACATCAAGttccaaataaaaagttaaatacaAAGGCAATCATGTCCAAGGGTGATAAGATTGATCATATCTGATATATGCCTTTTAGTTATTGGAATACTATAACAATACAAGAGAATAGAAAAGCAAATATCAAAAgaagtacaacacacacataaTCTCTTGTCACCTTCCTTTGTTTGAATAGGATACAAATTCCACTATTCTATTCCTTTGCTTCCCCTCGCATTCAGaaactttcttttgtttcaacACAATGCAATAtatactatacatatatatatatttcaaatcaaactGTTCAAAAAGTCGCCACCTGATCAACTGAATCGCCAGCACCCTCAGCTGCTGCACCATGAGCGGGTTCCAGGGGAGAAAACCTTCCATCTTCCGCAGCTGAAGCCTCTTCTCTCACATTATTATCCTCCATTTCTATCAATcataacacaaaaaagaaaaaccccaCTGGCCCAACTTGCCTATTTCACCCTTTTCACAAAAGCCCAgatctgaaaaaaaatagaaagattCCACCTTCAGATACCAGAATTCCATAAAGATTTCATTCTTGAACTAATGCACAAAAATCACACACCCTTTTCACAGTCCTGTctccaagaaaaaaaggaacagAACAGAGCAAAAGAGTCTAAATTATCTGGGGAAGTGGGCTCTGATTAttgggttttttcttttttttttcccttcaagaaaaacacaaaaagggATCTTGGATTTTGCTGCGGTGTTGATGATTTGTGCATCTCTGTTCGTCACTGCCAACACATTGGGAAGAGTTTCATGGTTTGTGATCCATACGACGCCGTATTGGACAGGTTGTCCGAAAGGTCAAACGGCACATTTAAAATACACCCGACCCGATTCCATCCATTCATTGCCTAACGGATCGGAGCCTGACCATTTTTAAGTTGGGCCTTGAATCGGTGCATTGGAAATGggtcaaatttattttagctactcaaattttgttattaatgttattttgccatttaaataattacaaataacttaatcggtatttgaattttattattaatttaagaataattatacttcCCTTTCTTtagatttgataaaattatacgtaaattttttattcgttattaatgttattttgccatttaaataattacaaataacttAATCGgtatttgaatttcattattaatttaagaataattatacttcCCTTCCTTtagatttgataaaattatacgtaagttttttatagtttagaaaactacatctagcacccttaaaatttgcttccatttaacaaataaatcttctgttagtcaaatttcaccaaatttattgattaaaaaaatatttaaataaaaattaatatttatcattgattgacttattattagcTTATTTAAGTcgagtaatttttttccaactaaactatctttataataggaaaaatataCTTCCTCACATATATTGACGCATGAAgacatatgagggtaatttgatcatatatttatttaacttataataaatcgataataagtcaatcagaggtaaatataatttttttttgctaatttcaaaaaatttggagaatttttactaacaaagggacttatttattagacgaaagcaaattttaggggtgctagatgtaattttctaaattatagaGGATGTACATATAACTACATCAAACTTTAAGgaaggaaagtgtaattatccctgaTATTACTGatgaaattacataattacataattatttttttactttttcttatttttttaagtaatgatCATTTTACTCTTAagttttaaatgaaaataataaatatacctaagaaaaatttataaaagtatcaaccaatatattttatttttattttaggcattctactttttattttaatatttaattttcaagattgttttgtattatttttggtatgttttattatatatatttttcatacttataaaaataattattattaaataacatatataatactCAAGAAAGTGCACTCAAATAATAGATAAAAGAAGTAATTAtgttctaattaatataataaatgtatagaaaataattatttttattgatcagGTACTTGTTTGCATTAATCCcaatattcaaaattgattGCAAAAACTTTAACTTAGATTCAAGAACTTGAAttttacaatataaattttcaaaaaaaaaatgagaactgatttttttttaggtaattAATGTCTTGGACTTTAGttctaacataattaattattaaatataaattatcttataaatatttataaataaaattagttgactgctaaaaaaataaagttagtgaaaaaaaaatattattgtcaggcataataatcaaatttgaaaatcaattagtttaaataaagagaaaatatattgactgaaatttatgcaattttttatttggtatattagttatttttattttagtatcaaGGGTAAACTAGTcactacataaaaaaataattgatagaGACCAATTGGATGAAATAATTGgattgcaaatattttatccAATGTTGTAAACTCAACTACAAAAGTACATATATACCCATACGCACGAAATTTAAACCCACAAACTCTTACCAATTGAACAACATGCTATCATGAGATTTGTCATCATTATAATTACtcattattgtttgaaaaattacaaatacctcccaACATTAATCATTGTCTAACAAATGATTCTCGTGACAACACATTGTAGAAAGTATTTATGAAACGATTATTAACTTGAGGGagaatttgtatatttttaaataataataaaatagttataattataataaattttaaaaaagcggcttgtaatttatttatttttttactagtaTTGTAGACGGTGGAAATTGTCCATcatgtttggattaatgttttgggtgtttttatttttgtgttttggagatagagagagaaaaatagagatgagtaagtatgtgtttgagatagatggtatgtttggatttgtgttttgatataatataaaatattataaaataagtggtgtaggtttgatgttgggatttgggagacaggagttactgttcattgtcaaatcatgtcttttaatatatatatgtgtatgtatatattattttgtttgttagtgaaatataatatatatatttatgttaagtaattttttttattgaggcatttctttttatattttaaataataattctaatttaatacataattaagtacattgtagtattgtctccaaaatgattttgttagactttatctttggaatgaaaaaatataatatataaaatttaaataaaaaatttagaattaagtatgtattattggtatattgtcctcaattttcaaatttctcaaatatttcattgaaataggaaaaattatgagtacaaaagattaaatggtctaaattgaaaaaaattataatcaagcGTTAAATGCACTATACAACATgttgaaaatacattaattagacttttataatacattaattagacttttatatataaactgataaattttaatagacaattgaagtaataaaaatacgaaTTAGGTATATAATACTGATATATTATCAGTAGTATATGCAACTGCTATAATTTTTCCGTTaggtagaaaaattttaaatattttgaccaagtagcattgatagtaaatatatttatatcaatagtttcataaattaataattattttttagtagtaattattaattatattttacatatattatatattaaatagtatataatac encodes:
- the LOC105168353 gene encoding myosin-16 isoform X2; this encodes MEDNNVREEASAAEDGRFSPLEPAHGAAAEGAGDSVDQMNCAVPNDKNALGSLHNEANDTRTVEEGAREDMFVDCPDEIETSESQQNSEGKDNPQDDQADESDSGIKVEQLLAEIERLRDMHEQSVSEKERFAREYEEERMLMKELAQVCYQLKVPNEQQTPVENSDGLVEHLQTEVVHSDVKTLDSGASLREMISGCSTFLKNALDEHLQTQEKVRELHSVLYMKDQEIDVLNAKVAELSESSNTTQSNSNSEYQKLSQLYELQLEKDGHIEEIANRISASLSMLHDQEEPFDGSLIEKIINIEKSLTFLVERYKLFVSESDQLRGCLNEVGLDVMLDEIGTFSVACDKMLELKRKEENLSQNLINLESENLKLVEELEKQRSEIGRLSAEVGQERNRYANTKEKLSMAVTKGKALVQQRDSLKQLLAEKTSELEKCAIELQEKSSALEAAEKTKELIGTSEKFAASLQESLAEKEMILQRCGEILSESVATEELQHADITEKLRWLANEKNSLKAVALQYHSFSDALSLFDFPESVGSSEFDVRVRWLAESFSLCKEEAMRLQSEIAKIKEAANMQIDHLTTSLLAETQEKSYLEAELEDLRNKYEAHERLQHELAEAREAVNNEIDHLKTSLLAESQEKNHIQLELENLRQKYDEVVQKEYHVSLEKDRIVSMLLEASGLANDAPGEAHPEHSEMTTIVDNCLAKIKENTCHVEPSQFDVEIFESFKSLLYIRDQEMSLYKLIIEEDILDRLQVGHLSSELGMRTKELNSLKDENDGMKKSLEQLEDRCALLKEKLSMAVKKGKGLVQERENLKGVLSEKDKEIHQLKSELQQNLDRYTECQDQITKLSLDVERISLLETELVATKERADQLEQFLAESNNMLQRVMESMEGITTPHDLSFREPVDKVKWIAGHLREHEISKLEVQEELKKVKDEASSLTSKLSQVQTMMESLEDALSIAENSRSELLDEKKELEVSKALLEEELQKEKEKASSHTIKFEELSMSKKALEDAMSLAEDNISRLMSERDIALESRALAEDQLQKLMDEFSNHTTKLADADRTIQSLEDALSQAQKNISLLAEENSKVQIGNADLDSEMKKVREEADSYASKLSDASLTIKSLEDALLNAENTIADLVQEKKNAEQDILALSSKLESCMHELAGTRGSALNRSVELSGQLSRLQLLLKDERLSSLLGQCFERKFESLKDMDILLKEMGDCFLEMDTIVLQNSHVTEDEPSISTKLPSTADIAFDKEMLNDVVNAVDSESIMSHIEKMNERFHLKGKMLADKFENLSTLMDESNAALLRRLYTTKDRIMSMIKHTKLLKQQVQDMETDKQKQEDTIASLGSDIRILLSACADATQELELNVHENVSELRSIHELVKLDGTKFMDLGAVGDDVAESLATDHVKMAEKLSLATRQNQDLSKHFHDAIKRLTSIAEDLKSKLRETQLTCDKVLEERDLYKDITLKLETELEAQQNLCHEMTIKLDDYKEQEDELRKREEELSTSLSKVLEETQLTYGKVLEERDLYKNKTAELESELEAQQNLCHEMTIKLEDYRKQEDRLRKREEELSTSLSEVHDMENSPLSVSQVKSILDKMNEVEVPDAAFAVGNSHDSTNVRKLFSVIDGFNDSLQKVSLLSRKNEELQSTIDKQILEIEFLRKQVEDHMDNEKDSEKMNKLLELESGLKNIVWKLGGGDLMGDLKAAGSTWLLPLLDKLVMAKMLESESLKSKTEELGAKLIATQKLVDDLSSKVKLLEDSNQARIFPPEIEQEGGTSVATQSEISEMQDVAAVGMSNNIPHVQSAAHVRSLRKGSNDHLAINIGSESERLINNEETDEDKGHLFKSLNTSGLIPRQGRSAADRIDGIWVSGSRALMRHPRGRLGLIAYWLVLHIWLLGTIL
- the LOC105168353 gene encoding myosin-16 isoform X1; the encoded protein is MEDNNVREEASAAEDGRFSPLEPAHGAAAEGAGDSVDQMNCAVPNDKNALGSLHNEANDTRTVEEGAREDMFVDCPDEIETSESQQNSEGKDNPQDDQADESDSGIKVEQLLAEIERLRDMHEQSVSEKERFAREYEEERMLMKELAQVCYQLKVPNEQQTPVENSDGLVEHLQTEVVHSDVKTLDSGASLREMISGCSTFLKNALDEHLQTQEKVRELHSVLYMKDQEIDVLNAKVAELSESSNTTQSNSNSEYQKLSQLYELQLEKDGHIEEIANRISASLSMLHDQEEPFDGSLIEKIINIEKSLTFLVERYKLFVSESDQLRGCLNEVGLDVMLDEIGTFSVACDKMLELKRKEENLSQNLINLESENLKLVEELEKQRSEIGRLSAEVGQERNRYANTKEKLSMAVTKGKALVQQRDSLKQLLAEKTSELEKCAIELQEKSSALEAAEKTKELIGTSEKFAASLQESLAEKEMILQRCGEILSESVATEELQHADITEKLRWLANEKNSLKAVALQYHSFSDALSLFDFPESVGSSEFDVRVRWLAESFSLCKEEAMRLQSEIAKIKEAANMQIDHLTTSLLAETQEKSYLEAELEDLRNKYEAHERLQHELAEAREAVNNEIDHLKTSLLAESQEKNHIQLELENLRQKYDEVVQKEYHVSLEKDRIVSMLLEASGLANDAPGEAHPEHSEMTTIVDNCLAKIKENTCHVEPSQFDVEIFESFKSLLYIRDQEMSLYKLIIEEDILDRLQVGHLSSELGMRTKELNSLKDENDGMKKSLEQLEDRCALLKEKLSMAVKKGKGLVQERENLKGVLSEKDKEIHQLKSELQQNLDRYTECQDQITKLSLDVERISLLETELVATKERADQLEQFLAESNNMLQRVMESMEGITTPHDLSFREPVDKVKWIAGHLREHEISKLEVQEELKKVKDEASSLTSKLSQVQTMMESLEDALSIAENSRSELLDEKKELEVSKALLEEELQKEKEKASSHTIKFEELSMSKKALEDAMSLAEDNISRLMSERDIALESRALAEDQLQKLMDEFSNHTTKLADADRTIQSLEDALSQAQKNISLLAEENSKVQIGNADLDSEMKKVREEADSYASKLSDASLTIKSLEDALLNAENTIADLVQEKKNAEQDILALSSKLESCMHELAGTRGSALNRSVELSGQLSRLQLLLKDERLSSLLGQCFERKFESLKDMDILLKEMGDCFLEMDTIVLQNSHVTEDEPSISTKLPSTADIAFDKEMLNDVVNAVDSESIMSHIEKMNERFHLKGKMLADKFENLSTLMDESNAALLRRLYTTKDRIMSMIKHTKLLKQQVQDMETDKQKQEDTIASLGSDIRILLSACADATQELELNVHENVSELRSIHELVKLDGTKFMDLGAVGDDVAESLATDHVKMAEKLSLATRQNQDLSKHFHDAIKRLTSIAEDLKSKLRETQLTCDKVLEERDLYKDITLKLETELEAQQNLCHEMTIKLDDYKEQEDELRKREEELSTSLSKVLEETQLTYGKVLEERDLYKNKTAELESELEAQQNLCHEMTIKLEDYRKQEDRLRKREEELSTSLSEVHDMENSPLSVSQVKSILDKMNEVEVPDAAFAVGNSHDSTNVRKLFSVIDGFNDSLQKVSLLSRKNEELQSTIDKQILEIEFLRKQVEDHMDNEKDSEKMNKLLELESGLKNIVWKLGGGDLMGDLKAAGSTWLLPLLDKLVMAKMLESESLKSKTEELGAKLIATQKLVDDLSSKVKLLEDSNQARIFPPEIEQEGGTSVATQSEISEMQDVVNLAAVGMSNNIPHVQSAAHVRSLRKGSNDHLAINIGSESERLINNEETDEDKGHLFKSLNTSGLIPRQGRSAADRIDGIWVSGSRALMRHPRGRLGLIAYWLVLHIWLLGTIL